In Balearica regulorum gibbericeps isolate bBalReg1 chromosome 2, bBalReg1.pri, whole genome shotgun sequence, one DNA window encodes the following:
- the TNFRSF11B gene encoding tumor necrosis factor receptor superfamily member 11B — protein MNKFLCCTLVLLDISVKWTIQDDSPPKYPHYIPGTSRQLLCDQCPPGSYVKQHCTATSPTQCAPCPDQYYAEEWNSNDECQYCNAVCKELQYVKQECTSTQNRVCECVAGRYLELEFCLKHTECPPGYGVAQPGTPESDTVCKRCPEGFFSNETSSKAACLKHTNCSALGFKIALKGNAVRDNICQENTDTAPQKCGIDVTLCEEAFFRFAVPTHLTPNWLNILADSLPGTKVSTENIERIKQRHSTQEQTFQLMNSWKQQNKEQDMVKKIIQDIDLCENSVLRHIGRPNLTFEHLNTLMASLPGKKVGKEDIERTMKLCQPTEQVLKLLNLWRIKNGDQDTIKGLMYGLKHLKTYHFPKPTIQSLKKVIKFLHRFTMYRLYQKLFLEMVGNQIKSVKVRCV, from the exons CTCTTGGACATTTCTGTGAAGTGGACCATCCAGGACGACTCTCCCCCCAAGTATCCCCATTACATCCCAGGGACATCTCGCCAACTCCTGTGTGACCAGTGCCCTCCTGGGAGCTACGTAAAGCAGCACTGTACAGCCACCAGCCCGACGCAGTGTGCCCCGTGTCCGGATCAGTACTACGCCGAAGAGTGGAACAGCAACGATGAGTGCCAGTACTGCAACGCCGTTTGCAAAGAGCTGCAGTACGTCAAGCAGGAGTGCACCAGCACGCAGAACCGCGTCTGCGAGTGCGTCGCAGGCAGATACCTGGAGCTCGAGTTTTGTTTAAAGCACACAGAGTGTCCTCCCGGATACGGCGTTGCACAGCCAG GTACTCCTGAGAGTGACACTGTATGTAAGAGATGCCCAGAAGGATTTTTCTCCAATGAAACATCATCCAAAGCAGCCTGTCTAAAGCACACGAACTGTAGTGCACTGGGTTTCAAAATAGCATTGAAGGGAAATGCAGTTCGTGACAACATCTGTCAGGAAAATACAGATACGGCACCTCAGAAATGCGGAATAG ATGTAACCCTGTGCGAGGAGGCTTTCTTCAGGTTTGCTGTCCCTACTCATCTCACACCTAACTGGCTGAACATACTAGCAGACAGTTTGCCCGGGACAAAGGTTAGCACAGAAAATATCGAGAGGATTAAACAAAGGCACAGTACTCAAGAGCAGACCTTCCAGCTTATGAACTCAtggaagcagcaaaacaaagaacaggATATGGTCAAGAAGATTATTCAAG ATATCGATCTTTGCGAAAATAGTGTCTTAAGGCATATTGGCCGCCCGAATCTCACCTTTGAACATCTCAACACACTGATGGCAAGCTTACCAGGCAAGAAAGTGGGAAAAGAAGATATTGAGCGCACAATGAAACTATGTCAACCTACAGAGCAAGTTCTGAAGCTTCTAAATCTGTGGAGAATAAAGAATGGCGACCAAGACACCATTAAAGGTTTAATGTATGGACTGAAGCACTTGAAAACGTACCACTTTCCAAAACCAACCATCCAAAGTCTGAAGAAGGTGATTAAGTTTCTTCACAGATTTACAATGTATAGATTATACCAGAAACTCTTTTTAGAAATGGTAGGGAACCAAATTAAATCAGTGAAAGTTAGATGTGTCTAA